The proteins below come from a single Pseudomonas sp. MYb118 genomic window:
- the motD gene encoding flagellar motor protein MotD: MARRRQHEEHVNHERWLVSYADFITLLFAFFVVMYSISSINEGKYKIISQALVGVFTDADRSLKPIPIGDERPKTVTPAKPLVKDSDQVDAGIAGTSDPLKSIADDISAAFGDLISSNQMTVRGNELWVEIELNSSLLFGSGDAMPSDVAFNIIDKVAAILKPFDNPIHVEGFTDDQPIRTAQYPTNWELSSARSASIVRMLAMQGVNPGRMASVGYGEFQPVANNATAEGRARNRRVVLVVSRNLDVRRSLTGTGSANAQPDAALKRAGTQTAPAPVKPPVRESSVNSPSPVLTR, from the coding sequence ATGGCGCGTCGCCGACAACATGAAGAGCATGTGAACCATGAACGTTGGCTGGTTTCCTACGCCGACTTCATTACCCTGCTGTTCGCCTTTTTCGTGGTCATGTACTCGATTTCCTCGATCAACGAAGGCAAGTACAAGATCATCTCGCAGGCGCTGGTCGGCGTGTTCACCGATGCGGATCGTTCGCTCAAGCCGATCCCCATCGGTGATGAGCGTCCCAAGACCGTGACCCCGGCCAAACCGCTGGTCAAGGACAGTGACCAGGTCGACGCCGGGATCGCTGGCACCAGTGATCCTTTGAAAAGCATTGCCGATGACATCAGTGCGGCGTTCGGCGACCTGATCAGTTCCAATCAGATGACCGTGCGCGGCAATGAGCTGTGGGTCGAGATCGAACTCAACTCCAGCCTGCTGTTCGGCAGTGGCGATGCGATGCCCAGCGACGTCGCGTTCAACATCATCGACAAGGTCGCGGCGATCCTGAAACCGTTCGACAACCCGATTCACGTCGAAGGCTTTACCGACGACCAGCCGATCCGTACCGCGCAGTACCCGACCAACTGGGAGCTGTCCTCGGCGCGTTCGGCGAGCATTGTGCGCATGCTGGCGATGCAGGGCGTCAATCCGGGGCGGATGGCTTCGGTGGGTTATGGCGAATTCCAGCCTGTGGCCAACAACGCCACGGCAGAGGGCAGGGCGCGTAACCGCCGCGTGGTGCTGGTGGTGTCACGTAATCTCGATGTGCGCCGCAGCCTGACCGGCACCGGAAGCGCCAATGCGCAACCGGACGCAGCGTTGAAGCGTGCTGGCACACAAACTGCACCGGCACCGGTCAAACCGCCGGTACGTGAGAGCTCCGTCAATTCTCCGTCACCCGTATTAACACGTTGA
- a CDS encoding ParA family protein — protein MRVWAVANQKGGVGKTTSSIALAGLLADAGKRVVVVDLDPHGSMTSYFGYDPDSLEHSSYDLFLHKGSVPQGLPGQLLLPTSHASISLLPSSTALATLERQSPGQSGLGLVIAKSLAQLWQDFDYAVIDSPPLLGVLMVNALAASQQLVIPVQTEHLAVKGLERMVNTLAMVNRSRKQPLAFNIVPTLFDRRTQASLGTLRVLRDKYPDEIWQGYIPVDTRLRDASRAGVTPSQFDGKSRGVMAYRALLKQLLAQQSVAQVA, from the coding sequence ATGAGAGTCTGGGCAGTTGCCAATCAAAAGGGTGGTGTTGGTAAAACCACTTCCTCCATCGCGTTAGCCGGGTTGCTGGCTGATGCGGGCAAGCGCGTGGTCGTGGTCGACCTCGACCCCCACGGCTCGATGACCAGCTATTTCGGTTACGACCCGGACAGCCTGGAGCACAGCAGCTACGACCTGTTCCTGCACAAGGGCAGCGTGCCGCAAGGCCTGCCCGGTCAGTTGCTGTTACCCACCAGCCACGCGAGCATTTCCCTGTTGCCGTCGAGCACCGCGCTCGCCACTCTGGAGCGCCAGTCGCCGGGGCAGAGCGGCCTGGGCCTGGTGATCGCCAAGAGCCTTGCGCAACTGTGGCAGGACTTCGATTACGCGGTGATCGACAGCCCGCCGTTGCTCGGCGTGCTGATGGTCAATGCCCTGGCGGCCAGTCAGCAACTGGTCATCCCGGTACAGACCGAGCATCTGGCGGTCAAAGGCCTGGAGCGGATGGTCAACACCCTGGCGATGGTCAACCGCTCGCGCAAACAGCCGCTGGCTTTCAACATCGTGCCGACCCTGTTCGACCGGCGCACCCAGGCGTCCCTCGGCACCTTGCGCGTCTTGCGTGACAAGTACCCGGACGAAATCTGGCAGGGCTACATTCCGGTCGATACGCGCTTGCGCGATGCCAGCCGTGCGGGCGTCACCCCTTCGCAATTCGACGGCAAGAGCCGAGGCGTCATGGCCTACCGTGCGTTGCTCAAGCAACTGCTGGCACAGCAGTCCGTGGCGCAGGTGGCGTGA
- a CDS encoding CheW domain-containing protein, producing the protein MNRPVKVTSRPQLALQSYLDNLLMDATEELSAEDEVIATVVEVEAALDEFQAAVLEEQARDAHKAVERPAATPVAAPVAAPVVKAPVALADAPAPVLAPVSTIAPLLQALVPPVVEVHLPPSNTPPPVETDDRPTWAAEPFECLLFDVAGLTLAVPLVCLGSIYSLAGQELTPLFGQPEWFLGILPSQAGNLKVLDTARWVMPDRYRDDFRQGLQYVISVQGYEWGLAVHQVSRSLRLDPNEIKWRTHRGQRPWLAGTVIEHMCALLDVAALAELIASGGAKHMGASKPAAQTNIKTRDGK; encoded by the coding sequence ATGAATCGCCCGGTCAAAGTGACGTCCCGTCCGCAACTGGCACTGCAGTCCTATCTGGACAATCTGCTGATGGACGCGACAGAAGAGCTGTCCGCAGAAGATGAAGTGATTGCCACGGTGGTCGAGGTCGAGGCCGCCCTGGACGAATTCCAGGCCGCGGTGCTGGAAGAGCAGGCGCGTGACGCGCACAAGGCAGTCGAGCGACCCGCCGCCACACCAGTCGCTGCGCCGGTCGCCGCCCCTGTGGTGAAAGCCCCGGTGGCGCTGGCCGATGCGCCCGCCCCGGTATTGGCTCCGGTATCGACCATCGCACCCCTGCTGCAAGCCTTGGTGCCGCCGGTCGTCGAAGTGCATCTGCCGCCGAGCAATACGCCGCCACCGGTGGAGACCGACGATCGTCCCACCTGGGCCGCCGAGCCGTTCGAATGCCTGTTGTTCGATGTCGCCGGGTTGACCCTGGCCGTGCCGCTGGTGTGCCTGGGTTCGATTTATTCATTGGCCGGCCAGGAGCTGACGCCGTTGTTCGGCCAGCCGGAGTGGTTCCTCGGGATTCTGCCGAGCCAGGCGGGCAACCTGAAAGTGCTCGATACCGCCCGTTGGGTCATGCCGGACCGGTATCGCGACGACTTCCGCCAGGGCCTGCAATACGTTATTTCGGTGCAGGGCTACGAGTGGGGGCTGGCGGTGCATCAGGTCAGTCGCTCGTTGCGCCTGGACCCGAACGAAATCAAATGGCGCACGCATCGTGGCCAGCGGCCGTGGCTGGCAGGCACGGTCATTGAACACATGTGTGCGTTGCTCGACGTGGCCGCGCTGGCGGAGCTGATTGCCAGTGGCGGAGCGAAACACATGGGCGCCAGCAAGCCGGCTGCACAAACCAACATAAAAACACGCGACGGCAAATAA
- a CDS encoding chemotaxis protein CheW, producing MNDKASTAKGSEDPILQWVTFKLDNETYGINVMRVQEVLRYTEIAPVPGAPSYVLGIINLRGNVVTVIDTRQRFGLMNAEISDNTRIVIIEADKQVVGIMVDSVAEVVYLRQSEIETAPNVGNEESAKFIQGVCNKNNELLILVELDKMMSEEEWSELENI from the coding sequence ATGAATGATAAGGCGTCGACTGCAAAGGGTTCCGAAGATCCGATCCTGCAATGGGTAACCTTCAAGCTGGACAATGAAACCTACGGCATCAACGTGATGCGCGTTCAGGAAGTCCTGCGTTACACCGAGATCGCCCCGGTTCCGGGTGCGCCAAGCTACGTGCTGGGCATCATCAACCTGCGCGGCAACGTGGTGACCGTGATCGACACCCGTCAGCGCTTCGGCCTGATGAATGCCGAGATCAGCGACAACACCCGGATCGTCATCATCGAAGCCGACAAGCAAGTGGTTGGCATCATGGTCGACAGCGTGGCCGAAGTGGTTTACCTGCGTCAGTCGGAGATCGAAACCGCACCGAACGTCGGTAACGAAGAATCCGCCAAGTTCATTCAAGGCGTGTGCAACAAGAACAACGAGCTGCTGATCCTGGTCGAACTGGACAAGATGATGAGCGAAGAGGAATGGTCGGAACTGGAGAATATCTGA
- a CDS encoding DUF2802 domain-containing protein, whose amino-acid sequence MILEVAVIVLFLFWAGTLAMFLAYIRGQRQIAAQQAQGDALRDQRIKELARLVENYQSGNVRMGEDLHELRAVVAPLPDKLAQLEQRDPSSLSFAQAARLVGMGASVDELTQSCGLTQAEAELMSKLHRS is encoded by the coding sequence TTGATTCTCGAGGTTGCGGTCATTGTCCTGTTCCTTTTCTGGGCAGGCACGCTGGCAATGTTCCTGGCGTACATTCGTGGTCAGCGGCAGATCGCCGCGCAACAGGCCCAGGGCGATGCGCTGCGCGATCAGCGCATCAAGGAACTGGCCAGGCTGGTTGAGAACTACCAGAGCGGCAACGTGCGCATGGGTGAAGACCTGCATGAGCTGCGCGCGGTCGTCGCGCCCCTGCCGGACAAACTGGCCCAGCTCGAGCAGCGCGACCCCTCAAGCCTGTCGTTCGCCCAGGCGGCACGACTGGTGGGCATGGGTGCGAGCGTCGACGAACTCACCCAGTCCTGCGGCCTGACCCAGGCTGAGGCGGAGTTGATGAGCAAGTTGCACAGAAGCTGA
- a CDS encoding EscU/YscU/HrcU family type III secretion system export apparatus switch protein, whose product MNDTTTPRQAIALKYDGRQAPTLTAKGDEELAEEILRIARDYEVPIYENAELVRLLARLELGDSIPEELYRTIAEIIAFAWNLKGKFPEGHDPEAPMVEKDVTERGDDY is encoded by the coding sequence ATGAATGACACCACCACCCCACGCCAGGCCATCGCCCTCAAGTACGACGGCAGACAGGCCCCGACCCTGACCGCCAAGGGTGACGAAGAGCTGGCCGAAGAAATCCTGCGGATCGCCCGCGACTACGAAGTGCCGATCTACGAAAACGCCGAATTGGTGAGATTGCTGGCGCGCCTGGAACTGGGGGACAGCATTCCGGAAGAGCTGTACCGCACGATCGCCGAGATCATTGCGTTTGCGTGGAACCTGAAGGGCAAGTTCCCTGAGGGGCACGACCCGGAAGCGCCGATGGTCGAGAAGGATGTGACCGAGCGTGGGGATGATTACTGA
- a CDS encoding flagellar hook-length control protein FliK, whose translation MTGEMNILPLPQPTSATSRPLVVSGELLKLLTPIEGLITAGQSARAEVLSLKQADQTFQLLLKVTLESGRQTTVQATSSQPLPQGTYLAITQPSAGNLAVTVQQAIASSVAALTRIDTAQLPVGTLLQGKVLTAQVLPQVPGQPTVFRSLVSLLNTALSGKTLTIDSPTPLRIGTLLSAQVQDSQTLKFVPLSSRHEQLAVTQQLASQQSRQGSLDGLLKLLQNLPASDQTSSDLRAAVNKLLAGLPDVQQLSTPKGLALALAGSGAFLESKLLGGQNPALAPDMKGDLLRLIAQVSQGLPANTSLGAIIAANTLAQAMPSFVRNALGMLGQVSAKPSPTSFPIPERLLQSAEGEGDLEHLLRLAAAAVSRLQSHQLSSLEQTGVTSDGRLMSTWQLEIPMRNMQDIVPLQVKFQREDAPEKEQPQERRDEREPKQQLWRVDLAFDMEPLGPLQVQAQLIAGSLSSQLWAERPYTASLIESNLAALRQRLLDSGLNVGDFDCHQGTPPQGPQTRLEQRWVDETA comes from the coding sequence ATGACAGGCGAAATGAACATCCTCCCGCTCCCGCAGCCCACCTCGGCGACCTCACGCCCGCTGGTGGTCAGTGGTGAACTGCTCAAGTTGCTGACGCCGATCGAAGGCCTGATCACAGCCGGGCAGTCGGCCAGGGCCGAAGTGCTGTCGCTCAAGCAGGCGGACCAGACCTTTCAGTTGCTGCTCAAGGTCACCCTTGAAAGTGGCCGGCAGACCACCGTCCAGGCCACCAGCAGCCAGCCCCTGCCCCAGGGGACGTACCTGGCGATCACCCAGCCCTCGGCGGGCAACCTGGCCGTCACGGTGCAGCAGGCGATCGCCTCCAGCGTGGCCGCCCTCACCCGCATCGACACGGCCCAATTGCCCGTGGGCACGCTGTTGCAGGGCAAGGTACTGACCGCCCAGGTGCTGCCGCAGGTGCCGGGTCAGCCGACGGTCTTCCGTTCACTGGTGAGCCTGCTCAACACCGCGTTGAGCGGCAAGACGCTGACCATCGACAGCCCGACGCCGTTGCGCATTGGCACGTTGCTCAGCGCCCAGGTGCAAGACAGCCAGACCCTGAAATTCGTCCCCCTGAGCAGCCGCCACGAACAACTGGCGGTCACCCAGCAGTTGGCCAGCCAACAGAGCCGCCAGGGCTCGCTGGACGGCTTGCTCAAACTGTTGCAGAACCTGCCGGCGTCCGACCAGACCTCCAGCGACTTGCGGGCCGCGGTGAACAAGCTGCTCGCCGGCCTGCCGGACGTGCAGCAGCTGAGTACGCCCAAAGGCCTGGCGCTGGCCCTGGCCGGCAGCGGTGCCTTCCTCGAATCGAAACTGCTGGGTGGCCAGAACCCGGCCCTGGCACCCGACATGAAAGGTGACCTGCTCCGGTTGATCGCACAGGTCAGCCAGGGGTTGCCGGCCAACACCAGCCTGGGCGCGATCATTGCCGCCAACACCCTGGCCCAGGCCATGCCGAGCTTCGTGCGCAATGCCCTGGGCATGCTCGGCCAGGTCAGCGCCAAGCCGTCGCCGACCAGTTTCCCCATCCCCGAACGCCTGTTGCAGAGCGCTGAAGGCGAAGGCGATCTGGAACATCTGCTGCGCCTGGCTGCCGCAGCGGTTTCGCGCCTGCAAAGCCATCAGTTGTCGAGCCTGGAGCAGACCGGCGTGACCAGCGATGGCCGCCTGATGAGCACCTGGCAGCTGGAAATCCCGATGCGCAACATGCAGGACATCGTGCCGTTGCAGGTCAAGTTTCAGCGCGAGGATGCGCCGGAGAAAGAACAACCCCAGGAACGTCGTGACGAACGCGAACCCAAACAGCAATTATGGCGCGTCGACCTGGCGTTCGACATGGAACCGCTGGGGCCGCTGCAAGTCCAGGCGCAACTGATTGCCGGCAGCCTGTCCAGCCAGCTTTGGGCCGAACGCCCGTATACCGCCAGCCTGATCGAAAGCAACCTGGCTGCGCTGCGCCAGCGCCTGCTGGACTCGGGCCTCAATGTCGGCGATTTCGATTGCCACCAGGGCACACCACCCCAAGGGCCGCAAACCCGTCTGGAACAACGCTGGGTCGATGAAACCGCATGA
- the ccmA gene encoding cytochrome c biogenesis heme-transporting ATPase CcmA encodes MTSPVLQTVALACERDLRLLFENLDLRLASGEMVQISGPNGSGKTSLLRLLSGLMQPTAGQILLNDQPLNEQRSELARNLLWIGHAAGIKDLLTPEENLSWLCALHHPASLEAIQDALALVGLRGFEDVPCHTLSAGQQRRVALARLYLDSPPLWILDEPFTALDKQGVAQLESHLASHCERGGMVVLTTHHTLTRKPASYRDIDLGNWAV; translated from the coding sequence TTGACCAGTCCTGTCCTGCAAACCGTCGCACTCGCCTGTGAGCGAGACCTTCGACTGCTGTTCGAAAATCTCGATTTGAGACTGGCCAGTGGCGAAATGGTGCAAATCAGCGGCCCCAACGGCAGCGGCAAGACCAGCCTGCTCAGGCTGTTGTCCGGGCTGATGCAGCCGACGGCCGGGCAGATCCTGCTCAATGACCAGCCGCTCAACGAACAGCGCAGCGAACTGGCGCGCAACCTGTTGTGGATCGGCCATGCCGCCGGCATCAAGGATTTGCTCACGCCGGAAGAAAACCTCAGCTGGCTGTGCGCGCTGCATCACCCCGCCAGCCTTGAGGCGATCCAGGACGCGCTCGCCCTGGTCGGACTGCGCGGTTTCGAGGATGTTCCCTGCCACACCCTGTCCGCCGGCCAGCAACGTCGCGTGGCGCTGGCACGCTTGTACCTGGACAGTCCACCGCTGTGGATCCTCGACGAACCGTTCACCGCCCTCGACAAGCAGGGTGTGGCGCAGCTCGAATCCCACCTGGCCAGCCATTGCGAGCGCGGCGGCATGGTGGTGTTGACCACTCACCACACGCTGACCCGCAAGCCGGCCAGCTATCGCGACATTGATCTGGGGAATTGGGCCGTATGA
- the ccmB gene encoding heme exporter protein CcmB, with protein sequence MSVFGLLVAREARLLFRRPAELANPLVFFAIVVSLFPLAVGPESQLLQTLSPGLVWVAALLSVLLSLDGLFRSDFEDGSLEQWVLSSHPLPLLVLAKVLAHWAFSGLALVLLAPLLALMLGLPTACLPVLLLSLLLGTPVLSLLGAVGAALTVGLKRGGLLLALLILPLYIPVLILGSGALQAALMGMPATGYLLWLGSLTALAITLTPFAIAAGLKISVGE encoded by the coding sequence ATGAGTGTGTTCGGTCTGCTGGTGGCCCGTGAAGCCCGTCTGTTGTTCCGCCGCCCCGCGGAATTGGCCAATCCGCTGGTGTTCTTTGCAATAGTGGTATCGCTGTTCCCGTTGGCGGTCGGTCCCGAGTCTCAATTGTTGCAAACCTTGTCTCCGGGACTGGTCTGGGTAGCGGCCCTTTTGTCGGTCCTGCTCTCGCTGGACGGGCTTTTCCGCAGTGATTTCGAGGACGGTTCCCTCGAACAGTGGGTCCTTTCGTCGCACCCCCTGCCTCTTCTGGTTTTGGCCAAGGTACTGGCACACTGGGCCTTCTCTGGCCTGGCCCTGGTTTTACTCGCTCCACTGCTGGCGTTGATGCTCGGTTTGCCAACCGCCTGTCTACCGGTGTTGCTGCTTTCCCTGCTGCTGGGTACACCGGTGCTGAGCCTGCTCGGTGCGGTGGGCGCAGCGCTGACAGTGGGCTTGAAGCGCGGTGGCCTGTTGCTGGCACTGTTGATTCTGCCGCTGTACATCCCGGTGTTGATCCTCGGCAGTGGCGCCTTGCAGGCAGCCCTGATGGGCATGCCGGCGACCGGTTATCTCTTGTGGCTTGGCAGCCTGACCGCCCTGGCGATAACCCTGACACCGTTTGCAATCGCCGCTGGCCTGAAGATCAGCGTCGGCGAATAA
- a CDS encoding heme ABC transporter permease: protein MNWTWFHKLGSPKWFYGISGRMLPWLSIAAVLLIGIGAVWGLAFAPPDYQQGNSFRIIYIHVPTAMLAQSCYVMLAVCGVVGLVWKMKLADVALQCAAPIGAWMTAVALVTGAIWGKPTWGSWWVWDARLTSMLILLFLYFGLIALGNAISNRDSAAKACAVLAIVGVINIPIIKYSVEWWNTLHQGATFTLTEKPAMPVEMWLPLLLMVLGFYCFFGAVLLLRMRLEVLKREARASWVKAEVQNSLEAAR, encoded by the coding sequence ATGAACTGGACCTGGTTTCATAAGCTCGGCTCACCCAAGTGGTTCTATGGCATCAGCGGCAGAATGCTGCCCTGGCTGAGCATCGCCGCGGTGTTGCTGATCGGCATCGGCGCCGTCTGGGGCCTGGCCTTCGCGCCACCGGACTATCAGCAAGGCAACAGCTTTCGCATCATCTACATCCACGTGCCCACCGCCATGCTGGCCCAGTCCTGCTACGTGATGCTCGCCGTGTGCGGGGTCGTCGGGCTGGTGTGGAAAATGAAGCTGGCCGATGTCGCCCTGCAATGCGCGGCCCCCATCGGTGCCTGGATGACCGCCGTGGCGCTGGTCACCGGTGCAATCTGGGGCAAGCCGACCTGGGGCTCATGGTGGGTCTGGGATGCACGACTGACGTCCATGCTGATCCTGCTTTTCCTGTACTTCGGTCTTATTGCACTGGGCAACGCCATCAGTAATCGTGACAGCGCGGCCAAGGCCTGCGCCGTGCTGGCGATCGTCGGCGTGATCAACATTCCGATCATCAAGTACTCGGTGGAGTGGTGGAACACCTTGCACCAGGGCGCGACCTTCACGCTCACGGAAAAACCGGCGATGCCGGTGGAAATGTGGCTGCCACTGCTGCTGATGGTGCTGGGTTTCTACTGCTTCTTTGGCGCCGTGCTGTTGCTGCGCATGCGCCTCGAAGTGCTCAAGCGCGAGGCCCGCGCCAGTTGGGTCAAGGCAGAAGTGCAGAACAGCCTGGAGGCCGCTCGATGA
- the ccmD gene encoding heme exporter protein CcmD — translation MSFASFGDFLAMGHHGLYVWSAYGICLAVLVLNVAAPVLARKRYLQQEARRLRRESGK, via the coding sequence ATGAGTTTTGCTTCATTCGGCGATTTCCTCGCCATGGGCCATCATGGCCTGTATGTCTGGTCGGCCTATGGCATTTGCCTGGCGGTGCTGGTTTTGAACGTGGCGGCGCCGGTCCTGGCCCGCAAGCGGTATCTGCAACAAGAGGCGCGTCGTCTGCGCCGGGAGAGCGGCAAGTGA
- the ccmE gene encoding cytochrome c maturation protein CcmE, which translates to MNPLRKKRLIIILAILVGAGAAVGLALSALQQNINLFYTPTQIANGEAPLDTRIRAGGMVEAGSLQRSGDSLDVKFVVTDFKKSVTVTYRGILPDLFREGQGIVALGKLNADGVVVADEVLAKHDEKYMPPEVTKALKESGQSAPTPAKEG; encoded by the coding sequence GTGAATCCGTTGCGCAAAAAGCGTCTGATCATCATTCTGGCGATTCTGGTCGGGGCCGGCGCTGCCGTCGGCCTGGCCCTGAGCGCCCTGCAACAGAACATCAACCTGTTTTACACGCCCACCCAGATCGCCAATGGCGAAGCACCGCTGGACACGCGCATTCGCGCTGGCGGCATGGTCGAGGCCGGCTCGCTGCAGCGTTCCGGCGATTCGCTGGATGTGAAATTCGTCGTCACCGATTTCAAGAAATCCGTCACCGTCACTTATCGCGGCATCCTGCCGGACCTGTTCCGTGAAGGGCAGGGCATCGTCGCCCTGGGCAAACTCAACGCCGACGGCGTGGTGGTGGCCGATGAAGTGCTGGCCAAGCACGATGAAAAATACATGCCGCCCGAAGTGACCAAGGCCCTGAAAGAAAGCGGTCAATCGGCTCCAACGCCCGCGAAGGAGGGTTGA
- a CDS encoding heme lyase CcmF/NrfE family subunit, whose product MTSGLFIPELGHLAMILALCFALFQAVVPLLGAWRGDRLWMSLAQPAAWGQFAFLVFSFGCLTYAFMTDDFSVAYVASNSNSALPWYYKFSAVWGAHEGSLLLWALILGGWTFAVSVFSRQLPQVMLARVLAVMGMISSGFLMFLILTSNPFSRILPQIPADGRDLNPLLQDIGLIVHPPMLYMGYVGFSVAFAFAIAALLGGRLDAAWARWSRPWTIVAWAFLGIGITLGSWWAYYELGWGGWWFWDPVENASFMPWLVGTALIHSLAVTEKRGVFKSWTVLLAIAAFSLSLLGTFLVRSGVLTSVHAFAADPERGVFILMFLLVVVGGSLTLFALRAPVVKSQVGFNLWSRETLLLGNNLVLVVAASMILLGTLYPLVLDALSGAKLSVGPPYFNALFIPLMAVLMVVMAIGVLVRWKDTPVKWLVSMLTPVLLGTAALAVIAGVAYGDFNWAVIATFVLAAWVLLAGVRDIFDKTRHKGLIKGLPTLTRSYWGMQVAHLGIAVCALGVVLSSQNSAERDLRLAPGESMDLGGYQFVFEGAKHFEGPNFTSDKGTVRVIRDGREISVLHPEKRLYTVQGSMMTEAGIDAGFTRDLYVALGESLGDGAWAVRVHVKPFVRWIWFGGLLTAFGGLLAALDRRYRVKVKSRVREALGMSGATA is encoded by the coding sequence ATGACTTCCGGTCTGTTTATTCCCGAGCTGGGTCATCTGGCGATGATCCTGGCGTTGTGTTTCGCGCTGTTCCAGGCCGTGGTGCCGTTGCTCGGCGCCTGGCGCGGTGATCGCCTGTGGATGAGCCTGGCGCAGCCGGCAGCCTGGGGCCAGTTCGCCTTTCTGGTGTTCTCCTTCGGCTGCCTGACCTACGCGTTCATGACCGACGATTTTTCCGTCGCCTACGTCGCCAGCAACTCCAACAGCGCGTTGCCGTGGTACTACAAGTTCAGCGCCGTGTGGGGCGCCCACGAAGGTTCGTTGCTGCTGTGGGCGTTGATCCTCGGCGGCTGGACCTTCGCGGTGTCGGTGTTCTCCCGTCAGTTGCCGCAAGTGATGCTGGCGCGGGTGCTGGCGGTGATGGGCATGATCAGCAGCGGTTTCCTGATGTTCCTGATCCTGACCTCCAACCCGTTCTCGCGCATCCTGCCGCAGATTCCCGCCGATGGTCGTGACCTCAACCCGTTGCTGCAGGACATTGGCCTGATCGTGCATCCGCCAATGCTGTACATGGGGTACGTCGGTTTCTCCGTGGCGTTCGCCTTTGCCATCGCCGCCTTGCTCGGTGGTCGCCTCGATGCCGCGTGGGCACGCTGGTCGCGTCCGTGGACAATCGTCGCCTGGGCGTTCCTCGGTATCGGTATCACCCTCGGCTCCTGGTGGGCCTACTACGAACTCGGCTGGGGTGGCTGGTGGTTCTGGGACCCGGTGGAAAACGCGTCCTTCATGCCATGGCTGGTGGGCACCGCGCTGATTCACTCGCTGGCGGTCACGGAAAAACGCGGCGTATTCAAGAGCTGGACCGTGTTGCTGGCCATCGCGGCATTCTCCTTGAGCCTGCTGGGTACATTCCTGGTGCGTTCCGGTGTGCTGACCTCGGTCCACGCGTTTGCTGCCGATCCGGAGCGCGGCGTGTTCATCCTGATGTTCCTGCTGGTGGTGGTCGGTGGTTCGCTGACCCTGTTCGCCCTGCGCGCACCGGTGGTCAAGAGCCAGGTCGGCTTCAACCTGTGGTCGCGCGAAACCCTGCTGCTGGGCAACAACCTGGTACTGGTGGTCGCGGCTTCGATGATCCTGCTGGGCACCCTGTACCCGCTGGTCCTCGATGCCTTGAGCGGCGCCAAGCTGTCGGTCGGCCCGCCGTACTTCAACGCCCTGTTCATTCCGTTGATGGCGGTGTTGATGGTGGTGATGGCGATCGGCGTGCTGGTGCGCTGGAAAGACACCCCGGTCAAATGGCTGGTGAGCATGCTCACCCCGGTACTGCTCGGCACTGCCGCGCTGGCCGTGATCGCAGGCGTGGCCTATGGCGATTTCAACTGGGCGGTGATCGCGACCTTCGTGCTGGCGGCGTGGGTGTTGCTGGCCGGCGTGCGTGACATCTTCGACAAGACGCGCCACAAGGGCCTGATCAAAGGCTTGCCGACCCTGACCCGCAGCTACTGGGGCATGCAGGTCGCGCACCTGGGCATCGCCGTGTGTGCGCTGGGCGTGGTGCTGTCGAGCCAGAACAGCGCCGAGCGCGACTTGCGCCTGGCACCGGGCGAGTCCATGGACCTGGGCGGCTATCAGTTCGTGTTCGAAGGCGCCAAGCACTTCGAAGGGCCGAACTTCACCTCCGACAAGGGCACCGTGCGGGTGATCCGCGACGGTCGCGAAATCAGCGTGCTGCACCCGGAAAAACGCCTGTACACCGTGCAAGGCTCGATGATGACCGAAGCCGGCATCGACGCCGGTTTCACCCGTGACCTCTATGTGGCCCTGGGCGAGTCCCTGGGTGATGGCGCCTGGGCCGTGCGCGTGCACGTCAAACCGTTCGTGCGCTGGATCTGGTTCGGCGGCCTGCTCACCGCATTCGGCGGGTTGCTGGCGGCGCTGGATCGACGCTATCGGGTCAAGGTAAAAAGCCGCGTGCGTGAAGCACTGGGTATGAGCGGAGCCACTGCATGA